Sequence from the Desulfomonilia bacterium genome:
ATCGCAACCGTATGTTCACCGCCTGCAGATACGCTTTTCCAGTCAACAGTGACTGTCTCAAGAATGGTTACCGTGCATGTATCAGTCGATGTCAGGCCGTCGGAATCAGTAACCGTAAGCATAAAAGTCAGCACTGATCCGCGCTCAACACAAGCATTGAACTGCACTGTCATCATATCGGTAAAGCCCAGATTTACCGCTGGTCCGCCCGTCTGCTCCCAATGATAGGAAAGCGTGTCATTCTCAGGGTCTGATGAGCCGGAACCGTCAAGGGTTACATCCGAAGCCGCATATACCGACTGGTCAGGGCCTGCATTTGCTACAGGGGGACTCTTTACGAATATCTTCCATGTCTGGGTATCCGTCCCTAAAAAACTTCTGGCTTTGACTGTAAGCGTATGGTTCCCGACTGTTTCAGCCCGATATATATAAAAGCTCTCCGAGTTCGATATGGCAGTGCCGTCAAGTGTCCATGTATATGTAGCGTTGGACGGGAATACTGTTATTCTGAAAGTTGTTTCATTATATAATGCCGTTGTAACATTGTTTGAAACCGGTGTTATGGATTTAATGCACCCGGCAAGCATGGCCGCTAACAGAATAAACATCAGGAATAATGCTGATTTCCTCATTGTAGCCCCCTCAATGGTATAAGTTAAGTTGATGCTTTTATTATATTTGATGATTTCTGTTTTATAATATAGTTTGCCAGGCGAATCAATATATTATAAATCTCCTTATTTCCCTCTATCAGGTATCCCTGCTTCTTTTCTTATCTTTCCCACATCAAGGTTCCCGGCCCATTCGGGAAGGTTTGACCAGACTTCATGGAACCCGAACCCGCCTTCAGTCATTTCCTTCAGGGCCTCTTCCTTTGACCAGCCCTGAACCGCCATGCGATAGACCGCGCACATCGTGCCCGTGCGGTCGGCACCGTGCTGGCAATGGACCAGGACCGGTGTTTTCTTCGGGTCTGTCACTATCTTCAGAAATTTAACGGCATCCTCGTTCTCCGCATGCCATGATTTCATGTAGATATGCTCATATTCGAGGTCTGAGCCCTTCAGCAATGAAGAATCAGTGTGAAATGTCCTCAGGTTTACAACTGTCTTTATGCCCAGCTTTCTGAGGTTTTTGAAACCTTCGGCCGTAGGCTGCTCGCTTCTGTAAAGAGTATCACTGACCTTGAAGAGATTCTGCACCCCATCAATTTTTACAGGCTGTGCCCATTTCGAAGGCCTCTGCTCCTGAACTGCGGCAGCAGTAAAAACTAATGAAATCAGAACCGTTAAAATAATAATCCCGGTCTTCTTCATTTTTTCCCTCCATTATTTTATCCTGCGGCATTCCAGATAGAAACGCTTCTCATCGGCATGGCCCATGGAAAAGGTCTTTCTGGGGAGGACGCCGTCGATAATGATGGTCCTGAAGAATGTATCCTTGGGTATAACCGGCAGGAAAAAGCCCATATTGCCGGGTCTTGTTCCAAGGTCTTCGACAATCTTTTCTCCGTGTACATAATCGATCTTTACACCAGGATTATCTTTCAGATAAATATCAAGGAAGGTCTGAAGAGTTGCGTATTCCAGCTGACGAACGGGTTTCTCAACCTTTATGGTTCCGCATGCTCCACCCGCCGCAAACGGTATCAGGTGGATATCAGACCGCGATGCCGGCTTCTGGCAGAGTTCCTTCGGTGAGCCTGCTGTTGCTATTGAAACTGTTGAACCTTCCGATTCACAATAGGCCTTGAATTTTCCGATAAGGTCGTCTTTGTCAACACCGAAAAGCACCCTGTGGATCGGCTCGAATTCAAGCCCCGGGTCATGGATATTTACAAGCTCTACAAGTGCGTAGCGCGCCGGATGGCTCATCAGTAAAGACTGGTCTTCCGCATCTTTTTTCATGGTTTCCCATATGCTCTTTGCAGTGGCCAGAGAATGATTGCCGTCACCCATGGCATAGAGCATGACGCTGCCGTCATTGACGCCATATTTTTTCATGTAATTTCCAGGTTCGGCAAGTTTTGCCAGAGCAGCTGCCACCTGATTCAAGGATTCCTCGTCATCGACCGCCCAGCCTTTTATGTGTCCGCAGTTCATCATGAGTTCAAAATCATACAGCATCCTCAGGTTTTTCATGAACAGAGGTTCGATAACGGTCTTATCAGGATCGTCTATCAGCACCATTATATGCGGTGATTCGATTGCGGCATTTTTCCTTATCCTGATTCTGGGGGGCAGCCTGTCTATGACCGTACCTTCGGTTGCCCGTATCATGGTTTTCGAGCCCGGGCTGAAATCATACTGTTCAAGGTCCAGAGCAACAACCAATCCCTTTCTGGAAGGCGTCTGCGAAGTCTTTCTGTCCACCAGGACAAAACCGGGTTTCTGCACCTCAAGGGTCCCGTCTGCAAGGTATTTATCCATAAAACTGTTAATGCTTTTGATCCGGTCTTCAGCACCTTCTTCTTCAAGATAGACCTCGGGATAAATAATATTGAGCGTTGACGGACTGTTTCCTGCCGTTTTCCTGATCTCTTCCCACACCTCGGGTTGTGATGTGTATTGATCACAGGCGACAACCGCCCATTTGGTGAGATCGGTTTCCTTTTTCGGCAAAAGAATTTCAGGCAGGCTCAAAGCGAATTTTTCCAGGTCCATGGTCTTGACTCCTTAATATTTTGTATTAAATTTCTATATACACATAAGAACCATATTGGTACAATATGGATGCTTTGGTTTTTTTGATTGAATAAAAAACATAAGATATGAGGAGGAAATATGAAAAAATTTTTTGGTCTGGTTTTATGTGCTCTTTTCATGTTCTCGGGTTGCATCATCTCGATAACCCCGGGCAACAAGTCAACCGTAATCATTAATGCAGGGGATTCACAGACTTTCACCGTGAACAGTTCAAGCACTACCATTGCATGGACAATGGATGATGCACTCATCCCGTCGGCAACAGGAACAACATATATCTATTCCCCTGATAATGCCGATGCAGGAGACCACGTTCTTGTCGTTATGGATGGAACGGGAGACTCCAGGACATGGAACATAACGGTAGTTGCAACCGAACCCGAACGGCAAATTGTCGTTTACAGGGACAATACCGAAAACATCCTCAATCTGCCGGTTACTCAGGAAACAAACGTGGTAAGAAACAACGCGTACTCGGTCGGACCGATTAACATTCCCCCGAACAGCCTTGTAGAAGTATTCTTCCAGTGCGAACTCACAAACGACCTCGGATACAATGTCGGCGTGGGCAGGCAGATCATAAGGACGACAAGCGCTGCATCCACAAGCGGCACGCCCATCAACCGGGCAGTCATGAGCAATTCGACGCCTGCAGAACATCATTATGTCCTTGTCCATTTCGGTACGGAAGTTGTCGGTACAACCGGTCTGACAAATGTCTATTACAACGTCCCGCTCTGGCTTGTTTCGACCTCGGCAACATCAGGCGCTACCATGAGGCTCGAGCCTGGTTATGGCGAACTGGTGGTGAAAGTTTCTCCTATGGATTAAGCGCCTAATTATTACAGTGGGCATTGAACCGCCCGCTGTGCTATCATGCAACCCTGCCGGAAGGTTTCCGGCAGGGTTTTTTATAACTTCAGGAGGAAAGATATGGTAATTCCCGAATTTATCTTAAGGAAACTTTTTGTAAAAGGGAGCCTCAAAAAAGAGAACGAAGGTTTCAGCTTCTCTATAAACAACACATTCGCACCGGCTACGCTTCTTTCCGTAGGCCTTGATGTCGACGGCACCGCAATTGACAAGAACAGGCTTGCAATGGGCCCCGAAGACGGTGAACTTGTGGCGGCGGAAAAAATCACGCCCGATAATCCGCTGCCCCTTTCCGTGGGTGTCATCTATAAGATAACTGCATCCGCATCCTCAGGAAAAGGAAGACTGACGATCAGGATAGACACGAAAGAAGCCGGAGAGATAGCTTTCACAGTACAGGCGGGTGGTGAAGAAGTATCCGGTTCGGCGAAAAAACGATTCAAGACCCCTTCATTTCTGATACCTTCACTCAAGGCCCAGGTGACAATCGATCTCGACGACGAACTTGGCGAAATCAATCCCTTTGTTTACGGACATTTCATCGAGCACTTAGAAAGATGCATATATGACGGCATCTGGACCAGGGACGGCTCGGCCGTAAGAAGAGACACTTTCGATCTGATAAACGCATTGAAACCTCCCGTCATAAGGTATCCGGGCGGCAATTTCGCAAGCGGCTATCACTGGGAGGACGGCATCGGCCCCAGAGAAAAGCGCCCCGAAAGGTTCGATGAGGCATGGCAGTCGCATGAAACAAACATGGTAGGTACTGATGAATACATAAGATTCTGCAGGATGGCAGGCGCGGAACCTTTTCTTGTGGTAAACGACGGCAACGGCACACCGGAGGAAGCGGCCCGATGGGTAGCATACTGTAATGAAAAGGCGAACGGCCAGGAAGGCGGCCGCAGGGCTGCAAACGGCCATACTGAACCCCATAATGTAAAAATCTGGGGAGCGGGCAACGAAGTCTGGGGACGCTGGCAGATAGGTCATACAGGCCCCGCGGAATACGCGCAAAGACTCAGGAAGTTCGTTTCCGCCATGCAGGAGGTCGATCCTGAAATACATATAGTAGCAGTGGGCGACAAGGTCCATACCGATTCACCGGACGACCCTGGTTATATATGGAACAGGACTGTCCTTGAAGAAGCCGGGGACATAATCGATTCCATATCGTTTCATATATATCAGCCGGAAAACGAAGGGTGGAAGGAGAGCTATGACATGGAAAGCCTCCATAAAACGGTATGCGCAGCACCTCTTTCCGCTGAACGCGTCATAAAAAGAATCGCCCGACAGATAAGAAAATATGCGCCCGGGTCAAACATCGGCATCACTTTTGACGAGTGGAACCTGTGGCTGCCTCCTGCGCCCGGGGCATCGTCAATGCACAACATAAACTACTGCATGCGTGACGCGGTTTACTGTGCTGGCATGCTGAATGCTTTTCAACGCCAGTGCAAAGACCTGTTCATGGCGAATCTCGCTCAACTTGTAAATGTGCTCCCCGCAATTGTTACTGACGAATCAAGAGCCTTTGCCACCGCCATCTATTACCCGTTCCTGATGTACACAAGGATGCAGAAACTGTCCGTAGGTTTGAGCATAGAGAGCCCGTTAT
This genomic interval carries:
- a CDS encoding dual specificity protein phosphatase family protein; the encoded protein is MKKTGIIILTVLISLVFTAAAVQEQRPSKWAQPVKIDGVQNLFKVSDTLYRSEQPTAEGFKNLRKLGIKTVVNLRTFHTDSSLLKGSDLEYEHIYMKSWHAENEDAVKFLKIVTDPKKTPVLVHCQHGADRTGTMCAVYRMAVQGWSKEEALKEMTEGGFGFHEVWSNLPEWAGNLDVGKIRKEAGIPDRGK
- a CDS encoding DUF1015 domain-containing protein; the encoded protein is MDLEKFALSLPEILLPKKETDLTKWAVVACDQYTSQPEVWEEIRKTAGNSPSTLNIIYPEVYLEEEGAEDRIKSINSFMDKYLADGTLEVQKPGFVLVDRKTSQTPSRKGLVVALDLEQYDFSPGSKTMIRATEGTVIDRLPPRIRIRKNAAIESPHIMVLIDDPDKTVIEPLFMKNLRMLYDFELMMNCGHIKGWAVDDEESLNQVAAALAKLAEPGNYMKKYGVNDGSVMLYAMGDGNHSLATAKSIWETMKKDAEDQSLLMSHPARYALVELVNIHDPGLEFEPIHRVLFGVDKDDLIGKFKAYCESEGSTVSIATAGSPKELCQKPASRSDIHLIPFAAGGACGTIKVEKPVRQLEYATLQTFLDIYLKDNPGVKIDYVHGEKIVEDLGTRPGNMGFFLPVIPKDTFFRTIIIDGVLPRKTFSMGHADEKRFYLECRRIK
- a CDS encoding alpha-L-arabinofuranosidase C-terminal domain-containing protein produces the protein MVIPEFILRKLFVKGSLKKENEGFSFSINNTFAPATLLSVGLDVDGTAIDKNRLAMGPEDGELVAAEKITPDNPLPLSVGVIYKITASASSGKGRLTIRIDTKEAGEIAFTVQAGGEEVSGSAKKRFKTPSFLIPSLKAQVTIDLDDELGEINPFVYGHFIEHLERCIYDGIWTRDGSAVRRDTFDLINALKPPVIRYPGGNFASGYHWEDGIGPREKRPERFDEAWQSHETNMVGTDEYIRFCRMAGAEPFLVVNDGNGTPEEAARWVAYCNEKANGQEGGRRAANGHTEPHNVKIWGAGNEVWGRWQIGHTGPAEYAQRLRKFVSAMQEVDPEIHIVAVGDKVHTDSPDDPGYIWNRTVLEEAGDIIDSISFHIYQPENEGWKESYDMESLHKTVCAAPLSAERVIKRIARQIRKYAPGSNIGITFDEWNLWLPPAPGASSMHNINYCMRDAVYCAGMLNAFQRQCKDLFMANLAQLVNVLPAIVTDESRAFATAIYYPFLMYTRMQKLSVGLSIESPLFDSDALGNIEAFKNVPWLDAVATRSYDERRLAIGLVNRHPSRRMKIGISLKNTGPGIHPVRISILSAESPLVENSFASPHAIRLEEKPLNVKADSFSIEIPACSVAVLD